A portion of the Gallus gallus isolate bGalGal1 chromosome 16, bGalGal1.mat.broiler.GRCg7b, whole genome shotgun sequence genome contains these proteins:
- the LENG9L7 gene encoding leukocyte receptor cluster member 9-like, MHC-Y region, 7, whose translation MDPDPRPGAPQSEPEPRSGLAEPDPNPGPKPRLGAAGAGPGSVEADSEPNRGPEDPDPDPDPDQRPGPAEAVPAPAPAPCRWFLEGRCRFGPRCRHPHPGQSPSAVPEPKPEPNREEPGAAGKKPPLRRAAAVVSRLRWDPRVDPEAATVEYRDRFVGVVERPLPEFFTGPLCDAGPADLAVPEHRIVRIRYRGCCVWDRENRIDRVFGSGGGMGTMREVLEELGEGCGE comes from the coding sequence ATGGACCCGGACCCGCGTCCCGGAGCCCCGCAGTCGGAACCGGAACCGCGCTCCGGACTCGCGGAACCAGACCCGAACCCCGGCCCGAAGCCGCGGCTCGGAGCTGCGGGCGCGGGCCCCGGATCCGTGGAAGCGGACTCCGAGCCGAATCGCGGTCCCGAGGACCCGGACCCGGACCCGGACCCGGATcagcggcccggccccgcggaaGCGGTTCCGGCCCCGGCGCCCGCCCCGTGCCGTTGGTTCCTGGAGGGCCGCTGCCGTTTCGGGCCGCGCTGCCGCCATCCGCACCCGGGGCAGAGTCCGAGCGCCGTCCCGGAACCGAAACCGGAACCGAACCGGGAGGAACCGGGAGCGGCGGGGAAGAAGCCGCCgctgcgccgcgccgccgccgtcgTCAGCCGCCTCCGCTGGGACCCACGAGTGGACCCCGAGGCCGCCACCGTGGAGTACCGCGACCGCTTCGTGGGCGTCGTGGAGCGGCCGCTGCCGGAGTTCTTCACGGGGCCGCTGTGCGACGCGGGGCCCGCGGACCTGGCGGTGCCCGAACACCGCATCGTGCGCATCCGTTACCGTGGGTGCTGCGTGTGGGACCGGGAGAACCGCATCGATCGCGTGTTCGGGtcggggggggggatggggaccatgcgggaggtgctggaggagctgggggagggctgtggggagtgA
- the LOC121106431 gene encoding class I histocompatibility antigen, F10 alpha chain-like, protein MPCSLAVSGLKEAPMGTRGGAWGVRGLERCGTVQRGAVPCRAVQCHAMLCHAMGPCKAVLLGLLLGALGAAACGSHSLRYFKTRMTDPGPGMPQFVIVGYVDGELLWNYNSLG, encoded by the exons ATGCCTTGCAGTCTGGCAGTCTCCGGCTTAAAGGAGGCACCAATGGGGACGCGGGGCGGGGCCTGGGGTGTCCGCGGACTTGAGCGGTGCGGTACGGTGCAGAGAGGTGcggtgccgtgccgtgccgtgcagtgccatgccatgctgtgccatgccatgggTCCGTGCAAGGCGGtgttgctggggctgctgctgggcgccCTGGGTGCGGCGGCGTGCG GGTCGCACTCCCTGCGCTACTTCAAGACCAGGATGACGGATCCCGGCCCCGGGATGCCGCAGTTCGTGATCGTCGGGTACGTAGATGGCGAACTCCTCTGGAACTAcaacagcctgggttga
- the MHCY15 gene encoding major histocompatibility complex-Y, class I heavy chain, 15 isoform X2, giving the protein MGGKTTTTTTTGYSVRSSADCPDCNLIYEGHTLAMPCSLAVSGLKEAPMGTRGGAWGVRGLERCGTVQRGAVPCRAVRCHAMLCHAMGPCKAVLLGLLLGALGAAACGSHSLRYFKTRMTDPGPGMPQFVIVGYVDGELLWNYNSLCRTVRPIMGWLPQEDQEHWDAETKKARDVELDFYEFLGRLQVHYNKSGGSHTLQKMIGCDILEDGSIRGYVQYAFDGRDFLAFDMDKMTFTAADAVAEISKRRWEEEGIYTEGCKHELGTICVQNLRRYLEHGKAVLKRRERPEVRVWGKEANGILTLSCRAYGFYPRPIAISWMKDGMVRDQETHWGGIVPNSDGTYHASAAIDVLPEDGDKYRCRVEHASLPQPGLFSWEPQPNLIPVVAGVVVTTVAVIASVIGLVVWKSKSGKEKKKSYEAAAGHDRESSVSAMVIV; this is encoded by the exons atggggggaaaaacaacaacaacaacaactactgGGTACAGTGTCCGGAGTTCGGCAGACTGCCCAGACTGTAATCtcatctatgaaggtcacacacTAGCAATGCCTTGCAGTCTGGCAGTCTCCGGCTTAAAGGAGGCACCAATGGGGACGCGGGGCGGGGCCTGGGGTGTCCGCGGACTTGAGCGGTGCGGTACGGTGCAGAGAGGTGcggtgccgtgccgtgccgtgcggtgccatgccatgctgtgccatgccatgggTCCGTGCAAGGCGGtgttgctggggctgctgctgggcgccCTGGGTGCGGCGGCGTGCG GGTCGCACTCCCTGCGCTACTTCAAGACCAGGATGACGGATCCCGGCCCCGGGATGCCGCAGTTCGTGATCGTCGGGTACGTAGATGGCGAACTCCTCTGGAACTACAACAGCCTGTGCCGGACGGTGCGGCCCATCATGGGCTGGCTGCCGCAGGAGGACCAGGAGCACTGGGATGCAGAGACCAAGAAGGCCCGGGACGTTGAGCTGGATTTCTACGAGTtcctgggcaggctgcaggtgcACTACAATAAAAGTGGAG GGTCTCACACACTGCAGAAGATGATCGGCTGTGACATCCTGGAGGACGGCAGCATCCGAGGGTACGTTCAGTATGCATTTGATGGGAGGGACTTCCTCGCCTTTGATATGGACAAGATGACGTTCACCGCAGCCGATGCGGTGGCAGAAATCAGCAAGAGGagatgggaggaggaagggataTATACTGAGGGATGCAAGCATGAGCTGGGGACCATCTGCGTCCAGAACTTGAGGAGATACCTGGAGCACGGAAAGGCAGTGCTgaaaaggagag AACGGCCTGAGGTGCGCGTGTGGGGGAAGGAGGCCAACGGGATCCTGACTTTGTCCTGCCGCGCTTATGGCTTCTACCCACGGCCCATTGCCATCAGCTGGATGAAGGACGGCATGGTCCGGGACCAGGAGACCCACTGGGGGGGCATTGTGCCCAACAGTGATGGCACCTACCACGCCTCGGCGGCCATTGATGTGCTGCCGGAGGATGGGGACAAGTACCGGTGCCGTGTGGAGCACGCCAGCCTGCCCCAGCCTGGCCTCTTCTCATGGG AGCCTCAGCCCAACCTGATCCCTGTTGTGGCCGGGGTGGTCGTCACCACTGTGGCTGTAATTGCTTCTGTCATTGGATTGGTGGTGTGGAAGAGCAAGTCTG ggaaggagaagaagaagagtTACGAAGCAGCGGCAG GCCACGATAGAGAATCCAGCGTCTCAGCCATGGTTATAGTGTGA
- the MHCY15 gene encoding major histocompatibility complex-Y, class I heavy chain, 15 isoform X3: MLVTTSGFSLGSFLLSPLCTLHMLTSQRPQVCLLLVLSSTVLLALQEPHSRSTSHGSHSLRYFKTRMTDPGPGMPQFVIVGYVDGELLWNYNSLCRTVRPIMGWLPQEDQEHWDAETKKARDVELDFYEFLGRLQVHYNKSGGSHTLQKMIGCDILEDGSIRGYVQYAFDGRDFLAFDMDKMTFTAADAVAEISKRRWEEEGIYTEGCKHELGTICVQNLRRYLEHGKAVLKRRERPEVRVWGKEANGILTLSCRAYGFYPRPIAISWMKDGMVRDQETHWGGIVPNSDGTYHASAAIDVLPEDGDKYRCRVEHASLPQPGLFSWEPQPNLIPVVAGVVVTTVAVIASVIGLVVWKSKSGKGPDLLRIGPDMSPMQTLILSAGKEKKKSYEAAAGHDRESSVSAMVIV; the protein is encoded by the exons atgttggttaccacctCTGGGTTCAGCCTGGGCTCCTTTCTGCTGTCACCGCTTTGTACACTGCACATGCTCACATCACAGCGACCACAGGTTTGTTTGctgctggtgctcagcagcaccgtCCTTCTCGCCCTTCAGGAACCACACAGCAGAAGCACTTCACACG GGTCGCACTCCCTGCGCTACTTCAAGACCAGGATGACGGATCCCGGCCCCGGGATGCCGCAGTTCGTGATCGTCGGGTACGTAGATGGCGAACTCCTCTGGAACTACAACAGCCTGTGCCGGACGGTGCGGCCCATCATGGGCTGGCTGCCGCAGGAGGACCAGGAGCACTGGGATGCAGAGACCAAGAAGGCCCGGGACGTTGAGCTGGATTTCTACGAGTtcctgggcaggctgcaggtgcACTACAATAAAAGTGGAG GGTCTCACACACTGCAGAAGATGATCGGCTGTGACATCCTGGAGGACGGCAGCATCCGAGGGTACGTTCAGTATGCATTTGATGGGAGGGACTTCCTCGCCTTTGATATGGACAAGATGACGTTCACCGCAGCCGATGCGGTGGCAGAAATCAGCAAGAGGagatgggaggaggaagggataTATACTGAGGGATGCAAGCATGAGCTGGGGACCATCTGCGTCCAGAACTTGAGGAGATACCTGGAGCACGGAAAGGCAGTGCTgaaaaggagag AACGGCCTGAGGTGCGCGTGTGGGGGAAGGAGGCCAACGGGATCCTGACTTTGTCCTGCCGCGCTTATGGCTTCTACCCACGGCCCATTGCCATCAGCTGGATGAAGGACGGCATGGTCCGGGACCAGGAGACCCACTGGGGGGGCATTGTGCCCAACAGTGATGGCACCTACCACGCCTCGGCGGCCATTGATGTGCTGCCGGAGGATGGGGACAAGTACCGGTGCCGTGTGGAGCACGCCAGCCTGCCCCAGCCTGGCCTCTTCTCATGGG AGCCTCAGCCCAACCTGATCCCTGTTGTGGCCGGGGTGGTCGTCACCACTGTGGCTGTAATTGCTTCTGTCATTGGATTGGTGGTGTGGAAGAGCAAGTCTGGTAAAGGCCCTGACCTCCTTAGGATCGGCCCTGACATGAGCCCAATGCAGACTCTTATTCtgtctgcagggaaggagaagaagaagagtTACGAAGCAGCGGCAG GCCACGATAGAGAATCCAGCGTCTCAGCCATGGTTATAGTGTGA
- the MHCY15 gene encoding major histocompatibility complex-Y, class I heavy chain, 15 isoform X1 produces MGGKTTTTTTTGYSVRSSADCPDCNLIYEGHTLAMPCSLAVSGLKEAPMGTRGGAWGVRGLERCGTVQRGAVPCRAVRCHAMLCHAMGPCKAVLLGLLLGALGAAACGSHSLRYFKTRMTDPGPGMPQFVIVGYVDGELLWNYNSLCRTVRPIMGWLPQEDQEHWDAETKKARDVELDFYEFLGRLQVHYNKSGGSHTLQKMIGCDILEDGSIRGYVQYAFDGRDFLAFDMDKMTFTAADAVAEISKRRWEEEGIYTEGCKHELGTICVQNLRRYLEHGKAVLKRRERPEVRVWGKEANGILTLSCRAYGFYPRPIAISWMKDGMVRDQETHWGGIVPNSDGTYHASAAIDVLPEDGDKYRCRVEHASLPQPGLFSWEPQPNLIPVVAGVVVTTVAVIASVIGLVVWKSKSGKGPDLLRIGPDMSPMQTLILSAGKEKKKSYEAAAGHDRESSVSAMVIV; encoded by the exons atggggggaaaaacaacaacaacaacaactactgGGTACAGTGTCCGGAGTTCGGCAGACTGCCCAGACTGTAATCtcatctatgaaggtcacacacTAGCAATGCCTTGCAGTCTGGCAGTCTCCGGCTTAAAGGAGGCACCAATGGGGACGCGGGGCGGGGCCTGGGGTGTCCGCGGACTTGAGCGGTGCGGTACGGTGCAGAGAGGTGcggtgccgtgccgtgccgtgcggtgccatgccatgctgtgccatgccatgggTCCGTGCAAGGCGGtgttgctggggctgctgctgggcgccCTGGGTGCGGCGGCGTGCG GGTCGCACTCCCTGCGCTACTTCAAGACCAGGATGACGGATCCCGGCCCCGGGATGCCGCAGTTCGTGATCGTCGGGTACGTAGATGGCGAACTCCTCTGGAACTACAACAGCCTGTGCCGGACGGTGCGGCCCATCATGGGCTGGCTGCCGCAGGAGGACCAGGAGCACTGGGATGCAGAGACCAAGAAGGCCCGGGACGTTGAGCTGGATTTCTACGAGTtcctgggcaggctgcaggtgcACTACAATAAAAGTGGAG GGTCTCACACACTGCAGAAGATGATCGGCTGTGACATCCTGGAGGACGGCAGCATCCGAGGGTACGTTCAGTATGCATTTGATGGGAGGGACTTCCTCGCCTTTGATATGGACAAGATGACGTTCACCGCAGCCGATGCGGTGGCAGAAATCAGCAAGAGGagatgggaggaggaagggataTATACTGAGGGATGCAAGCATGAGCTGGGGACCATCTGCGTCCAGAACTTGAGGAGATACCTGGAGCACGGAAAGGCAGTGCTgaaaaggagag AACGGCCTGAGGTGCGCGTGTGGGGGAAGGAGGCCAACGGGATCCTGACTTTGTCCTGCCGCGCTTATGGCTTCTACCCACGGCCCATTGCCATCAGCTGGATGAAGGACGGCATGGTCCGGGACCAGGAGACCCACTGGGGGGGCATTGTGCCCAACAGTGATGGCACCTACCACGCCTCGGCGGCCATTGATGTGCTGCCGGAGGATGGGGACAAGTACCGGTGCCGTGTGGAGCACGCCAGCCTGCCCCAGCCTGGCCTCTTCTCATGGG AGCCTCAGCCCAACCTGATCCCTGTTGTGGCCGGGGTGGTCGTCACCACTGTGGCTGTAATTGCTTCTGTCATTGGATTGGTGGTGTGGAAGAGCAAGTCTGGTAAAGGCCCTGACCTCCTTAGGATCGGCCCTGACATGAGCCCAATGCAGACTCTTATTCtgtctgcagggaaggagaagaagaagagtTACGAAGCAGCGGCAG GCCACGATAGAGAATCCAGCGTCTCAGCCATGGTTATAGTGTGA
- the MHCY15 gene encoding major histocompatibility complex-Y, class I heavy chain, 15 precursor, which translates to MGPCKAVLLGLLLGALGAAACGSHSLRYFKTRMTDPGPGMPQFVIVGYVDGELLWNYNSLCRTVRPIMGWLPQEDQEHWDAETKKARDVELDFYEFLGRLQVHYNKSGGSHTLQKMIGCDILEDGSIRGYVQYAFDGRDFLAFDMDKMTFTAADAVAEISKRRWEEEGIYTEGCKHELGTICVQNLRRYLEHGKAVLKRRERPEVRVWGKEANGILTLSCRAYGFYPRPIAISWMKDGMVRDQETHWGGIVPNSDGTYHASAAIDVLPEDGDKYRCRVEHASLPQPGLFSWEPQPNLIPVVAGVVVTTVAVIASVIGLVVWKSKSGKEKKKSYEAAAGHDRESSVSAMVIV; encoded by the exons GGTCGCACTCCCTGCGCTACTTCAAGACCAGGATGACGGATCCCGGCCCCGGGATGCCGCAGTTCGTGATCGTCGGGTACGTAGATGGCGAACTCCTCTGGAACTACAACAGCCTGTGCCGGACGGTGCGGCCCATCATGGGCTGGCTGCCGCAGGAGGACCAGGAGCACTGGGATGCAGAGACCAAGAAGGCCCGGGACGTTGAGCTGGATTTCTACGAGTtcctgggcaggctgcaggtgcACTACAATAAAAGTGGAG GGTCTCACACACTGCAGAAGATGATCGGCTGTGACATCCTGGAGGACGGCAGCATCCGAGGGTACGTTCAGTATGCATTTGATGGGAGGGACTTCCTCGCCTTTGATATGGACAAGATGACGTTCACCGCAGCCGATGCGGTGGCAGAAATCAGCAAGAGGagatgggaggaggaagggataTATACTGAGGGATGCAAGCATGAGCTGGGGACCATCTGCGTCCAGAACTTGAGGAGATACCTGGAGCACGGAAAGGCAGTGCTgaaaaggagag AACGGCCTGAGGTGCGCGTGTGGGGGAAGGAGGCCAACGGGATCCTGACTTTGTCCTGCCGCGCTTATGGCTTCTACCCACGGCCCATTGCCATCAGCTGGATGAAGGACGGCATGGTCCGGGACCAGGAGACCCACTGGGGGGGCATTGTGCCCAACAGTGATGGCACCTACCACGCCTCGGCGGCCATTGATGTGCTGCCGGAGGATGGGGACAAGTACCGGTGCCGTGTGGAGCACGCCAGCCTGCCCCAGCCTGGCCTCTTCTCATGGG AGCCTCAGCCCAACCTGATCCCTGTTGTGGCCGGGGTGGTCGTCACCACTGTGGCTGTAATTGCTTCTGTCATTGGATTGGTGGTGTGGAAGAGCAAGTCTG ggaaggagaagaagaagagtTACGAAGCAGCGGCAG GCCACGATAGAGAATCCAGCGTCTCAGCCATGGTTATAGTGTGA